Proteins encoded within one genomic window of Amorphoplanes friuliensis DSM 7358:
- a CDS encoding SseB family protein: MTEWEPATDAEVAMRNALRTDDQESYFRILAGVDLLLPVSADALAGLAPLGWGTWSTGGRTHVLAFTSPSALQACLADYTGSARRVAYAELADTWPNLEWWLAVNPGLPIEGYLPAWFVAQLSRGDLRLPTRGPGREGSNAPNRIQDLHAAATLAATAAAQGYAANKPGGPMTDQPMSGAPMSGAGVAGGSSAGGAGYGGSGYGAAASGGSGAQSPAAGGSGSASGVPGSERPMPAAGPGGSASGSGAPNSSPGGLAARPGGLNSGVNASGAGGLASRSGAPSGPGPASRPGAPSGPGAASGPGAPSGPGAPASRAGAPADAPVGPGGLPLRTPGAVLPSGLPSRVPGTPPGLSGGGRGSDIPGGQFNGFGVSDRSASAQPGGGADQSGSAPAQPGGYADQPGSGPGGPGGYADQSGPGPARPGGFADQRGSAQSGGFADQSGSGSAQPGGFADQRGSAQSGGFADQSGSGSAQPGGFADQRGSAQSGGFADQSGSGSAQPGGFADQRGSAQSGGFADQSGSGSAQPGGFADQRGSAQSGGFADQPGSGSAQPGGYADQPGSSGQPGGAGGRSMQPTAYAGESGGSSSRPASGLDGASGQPTSPRLGGGSEAGAAGPSSRPTGFAGPSGVSAASAATDDDSDTVTASRDEDQPTSGDAESSPSGVSAQGASSSEVPAAYRSPTIPAREASSGAARPNVPSALDALASRTGGSSALDALGSRGGRGATEMPPLQRPDAKLPTRTPMAQTPPLPAHIPPPVEVDEGPDENDSAPGGLPRRQVTPPSERPPSMAAAAQALAGRAPAAEPPAPAPQPGLAPPVIPGAGGAGRSSTPPVVPAAAARPSVPAPAPAQAPVSAPPVSREPADDDDDFVPANEVERDLYQAVGESSTDSFLSTLLLATVLVPVAHNSRPGSAPGESGFAFRTEEIDDERFLVVFTSRDRLGEHFAEPTRTVGVRFVDLIRNWPDPAWSFAVNPTSAIGAKYPGPQVIALASWAVEAGLGGDPADAPVETGAVTPLPTEQSAQLTTMQKAVPAEQIDYYLERGYDRVAGFVHRAGEVEHLRSPGELFAALGLLYDGSPYQPDAKEAFVLRWPAHRPSLYRIPYGGQSEQALRAMDGWVIERPPFRGNGFAPGEGKDVIAEFKVDSVRLPHGTQLWRMDENGDERMIAMFDCDAPVWRRVGEQ; encoded by the coding sequence GTGACCGAGTGGGAACCGGCTACGGACGCCGAAGTCGCGATGCGCAACGCTCTGCGCACCGACGACCAGGAGTCCTACTTCCGTATTCTCGCCGGTGTCGATCTACTCCTACCGGTCTCGGCGGATGCCCTCGCCGGCCTCGCGCCGCTCGGTTGGGGTACGTGGAGCACCGGCGGCCGCACTCACGTGCTGGCTTTTACCTCCCCGTCCGCGCTGCAGGCCTGCCTGGCCGACTACACCGGCTCCGCCCGGCGTGTCGCCTACGCGGAGCTCGCTGACACCTGGCCCAACCTCGAATGGTGGCTGGCGGTCAACCCCGGTCTGCCGATCGAGGGATACCTCCCGGCCTGGTTCGTGGCCCAACTCTCCCGCGGTGACCTGCGCCTGCCCACCCGCGGCCCGGGCCGCGAGGGCAGCAACGCCCCCAACCGCATCCAGGACCTCCACGCGGCCGCGACGCTGGCGGCGACTGCCGCAGCTCAGGGCTACGCAGCCAACAAGCCCGGCGGCCCGATGACCGACCAGCCGATGTCCGGCGCCCCGATGTCGGGCGCTGGGGTGGCTGGGGGATCGTCCGCGGGCGGCGCGGGTTATGGCGGCTCCGGCTACGGTGCCGCGGCGTCGGGTGGCTCGGGCGCTCAGAGTCCGGCTGCCGGTGGTTCTGGTTCCGCAAGCGGCGTGCCCGGTTCCGAGCGTCCGATGCCCGCTGCCGGGCCTGGTGGGTCCGCTTCCGGGTCTGGTGCGCCTAATTCTTCGCCTGGTGGGCTTGCTGCTCGGCCCGGCGGGCTCAATTCCGGAGTGAATGCTTCCGGTGCTGGTGGTCTCGCCTCCAGGTCGGGTGCACCCTCTGGACCGGGTCCTGCTTCCAGGCCGGGTGCACCTTCGGGACCGGGTGCTGCTTCCGGGCCCGGTGCTCCTTCTGGGCCGGGTGCGCCTGCCTCCAGGGCGGGTGCGCCGGCTGATGCGCCGGTCGGACCGGGTGGTCTGCCGCTGCGAACGCCCGGCGCGGTGCTGCCCAGTGGCCTTCCCTCCCGCGTGCCGGGCACTCCGCCCGGGCTCAGTGGTGGCGGCCGGGGCAGCGACATCCCGGGCGGCCAGTTCAACGGCTTCGGCGTGTCCGATCGCAGCGCCAGCGCCCAGCCTGGCGGCGGTGCCGACCAGTCCGGTTCGGCTCCCGCTCAGCCGGGCGGTTACGCGGACCAGCCTGGTTCCGGCCCCGGTGGCCCCGGTGGTTACGCGGATCAGTCCGGTCCCGGCCCCGCTCGTCCCGGTGGTTTTGCGGACCAGCGCGGTTCGGCCCAGTCGGGCGGTTTTGCGGATCAGTCCGGCTCGGGTTCCGCGCAGCCTGGCGGTTTTGCGGATCAGCGCGGTTCGGCCCAGTCGGGCGGTTTTGCGGATCAGTCCGGGTCGGGTTCCGCGCAGCCTGGCGGTTTTGCGGATCAGCGCGGTTCGGCCCAGTCGGGCGGTTTTGCGGATCAGTCCGGGTCGGGTTCCGCGCAGCCTGGCGGTTTTGCGGATCAGCGCGGTTCGGCCCAGTCGGGCGGTTTTGCGGATCAGTCCGGGTCGGGTTCCGCGCAGCCCGGTGGTTTTGCGGATCAGCGCGGTTCCGCCCAGTCGGGCGGTTTCGCGGATCAGCCCGGGTCGGGTTCCGCGCAGCCCGGTGGTTACGCGGATCAGCCTGGTTCTTCCGGTCAGCCCGGTGGTGCGGGTGGCAGGTCCATGCAGCCCACTGCCTACGCCGGTGAGTCCGGCGGGTCTTCCTCGCGGCCGGCGTCGGGTCTTGATGGCGCGTCCGGGCAACCCACTTCGCCGCGGCTGGGTGGTGGGTCGGAGGCGGGTGCCGCCGGTCCGTCCAGCCGGCCCACGGGGTTTGCGGGGCCGTCCGGCGTCTCCGCAGCGTCGGCGGCGACGGACGATGACAGTGACACCGTTACCGCCTCGCGGGACGAGGATCAGCCGACCTCCGGGGACGCCGAGTCGTCTCCGTCCGGTGTGTCAGCGCAGGGCGCGAGCAGCAGTGAGGTCCCGGCCGCTTACCGGTCACCGACGATTCCGGCTCGTGAGGCATCCAGCGGTGCAGCCCGGCCGAACGTCCCGAGCGCCCTCGATGCGCTGGCGAGCAGGACCGGTGGGTCCAGTGCGCTCGATGCGCTGGGGAGCCGCGGAGGTCGGGGTGCCACCGAGATGCCGCCGTTGCAGCGTCCGGACGCCAAGCTGCCCACGCGGACGCCGATGGCGCAGACGCCGCCGCTGCCTGCGCACATTCCGCCGCCGGTCGAGGTCGACGAGGGCCCGGACGAGAACGACAGCGCTCCGGGTGGGCTGCCGCGACGGCAGGTGACGCCGCCGTCCGAGCGTCCGCCGTCGATGGCTGCCGCTGCTCAGGCGCTGGCCGGGCGCGCGCCGGCCGCCGAGCCTCCTGCCCCCGCACCGCAGCCTGGCCTGGCTCCGCCGGTCATTCCCGGTGCGGGTGGTGCTGGTCGTTCCTCGACGCCGCCGGTTGTTCCTGCGGCTGCCGCAAGGCCGTCCGTGCCGGCACCCGCTCCGGCGCAGGCGCCGGTGTCAGCGCCGCCGGTTAGCCGGGAGCCGGCCGACGACGATGACGACTTCGTGCCCGCCAACGAGGTCGAGCGTGACCTCTACCAGGCCGTGGGCGAGAGCAGCACCGACTCGTTCCTCTCCACGCTGCTGCTGGCCACGGTGCTCGTGCCCGTCGCGCACAACTCGCGGCCGGGCAGTGCTCCCGGTGAGTCCGGGTTTGCGTTCCGGACCGAGGAGATCGACGACGAGCGGTTCCTGGTCGTCTTCACCAGCCGGGACAGGCTGGGCGAGCACTTCGCCGAGCCCACCCGTACGGTCGGGGTGCGGTTTGTCGATCTGATCCGTAACTGGCCGGATCCGGCCTGGTCGTTTGCGGTGAACCCGACGTCGGCGATCGGCGCGAAGTATCCGGGGCCGCAGGTCATCGCGCTGGCGAGCTGGGCCGTGGAGGCCGGGCTCGGCGGCGACCCGGCGGATGCGCCGGTCGAGACCGGTGCCGTGACGCCGTTGCCGACCGAGCAGTCCGCGCAGCTGACCACCATGCAGAAGGCCGTGCCGGCCGAGCAGATCGACTACTACCTCGAACGCGGCTACGACCGGGTTGCCGGGTTTGTGCACCGGGCGGGCGAGGTCGAGCATCTGCGCAGCCCGGGGGAGCTTTTTGCGGCGCTCGGCCTGCTCTACGACGGTTCGCCGTACCAGCCGGACGCCAAGGAGGCCTTTGTGCTTCGCTGGCCGGCGCACCGGCCCAGCCTCTACCGCATTCCGTACGGCGGGCAGAGCGAGCAGGCGCTGCGGGCCATGGACGGGTGGGTCATCGAGCGGCCGCCGTTCCGGGGCAACGGGTTTGCGCCCGGCGAGGGCAAGGACGTCATCGCGGAGTTCAAGGTGGACAGCGTGCGGCTTCCGCACGGTACGCAGCTGTGGCGCATGGACGAGAACGGCGACGAGCGGATGATCGCGATGTTCGACTGCGACGCGCCGGTGTGGCGCCGGGTCGGTGAGCAGTGA
- a CDS encoding alpha/beta fold hydrolase gives MSAQVDETCVLTEGPWTHRFVGANGSRFHVVEAGTGPLVLLLHGFPEFWWTWHDMLTRIADAGFRAVAIDLRGYGASDKPPRGYDGYTMAADVTGLIRALGERSAMIVGAGAGGMIGWAAAAFHPKMVSRLVVLGAAHPLRLRAALFADPRGQFSASAGLLRFQVPRYEHVLTKDDAALVGELIERWSSPRWTETPEYAEYVARCREAIQIPQAAFCALEAYRWVFRSALRLQGYRFVKLMQQPLVTPTLQMHGALDTAVLPRTAQGSGRYVIAPYEWRLIEDAGHFIHQEAPDVVTGEVLRWLKA, from the coding sequence ATGAGTGCCCAGGTGGACGAGACGTGCGTCCTGACGGAAGGTCCGTGGACCCACCGTTTTGTCGGCGCCAACGGCAGCCGCTTCCACGTCGTCGAGGCGGGCACCGGGCCCCTCGTGCTTCTGCTGCACGGCTTCCCCGAGTTCTGGTGGACGTGGCACGACATGCTCACCCGGATCGCCGACGCGGGCTTCCGGGCCGTCGCGATCGACCTCCGCGGTTACGGCGCCAGCGACAAACCACCGCGCGGCTACGACGGATACACGATGGCCGCCGACGTCACCGGTCTGATCCGGGCACTCGGCGAACGCTCGGCGATGATCGTCGGTGCGGGCGCCGGCGGCATGATCGGCTGGGCCGCGGCGGCGTTCCACCCCAAGATGGTCAGCCGGCTCGTGGTGCTCGGCGCGGCCCACCCCCTGCGGCTACGGGCGGCGCTCTTCGCCGACCCGCGCGGCCAGTTCTCCGCGAGCGCCGGACTTCTCCGCTTCCAGGTCCCCCGGTACGAGCACGTGCTCACCAAGGACGACGCGGCCCTGGTCGGCGAGCTGATCGAGCGCTGGAGCAGTCCGAGGTGGACGGAGACGCCCGAGTACGCCGAATACGTCGCCCGGTGCCGGGAGGCCATCCAGATCCCGCAGGCGGCGTTCTGCGCGCTCGAGGCGTACAGGTGGGTGTTCCGGTCGGCGTTGCGGTTGCAGGGATACCGCTTCGTCAAGCTGATGCAGCAGCCGCTGGTCACCCCGACGCTGCAGATGCACGGCGCACTGGACACCGCGGTGCTGCCCAGGACGGCGCAGGGTTCGGGTCGATATGTGATCGCGCCCTACGAGTGGCGCCTCATCGAGGACGCCGGCCACTTCATCCACCAGGAAGCACCCGACGTCGTGACGGGTGAGGTCCTGCGCTGGCTGAAAGCCTAG
- a CDS encoding immune inhibitor A domain-containing protein, which translates to MGLLGAAMVSSVGIMLPAAAMAAPPVDPAPAQASKKAPVDDLPNPFEDKRRELRQEAVNGILKGTVKTQKRGGSTVAKVGKTRGGGETNRKVAKAGQDQYVEVGREQTDRIFVILAEFGNDRHPNYPDVDSDPATAGPTTFEGPLHNAIPSPDRTKDNSTVWQSDYNQAHYQDLYFGEGKNAESLKTYYETQSSGRYSVDGEVSDWVKVKYNEARYGRDCDITGLCTDTNMWALVTDAANQWVADQKASGRTDAQVKADMASFDQWDRYDFDGDGNFNEPDGYIDHFQIVHAGGDQSDGDPQQGEDAIWAHRWYAYNTSAGVTGPATNKAGGTQIGNTGIWIGDYTVQPENGGLSVFAHEYGHDLGLPDDYDTSGGSNNNSEFWTLMAQSRLSGAGEPLGTRPGDLGAWNKMQLGWLDYETVVAGQKKTLNLGPQEYNTKKAQAAVVVLPDKEVTTDLGAPFAGESQYFSGNDDNLNTTLTKSVDLTAATSASFDLKGRYNIEEGYDYLYFEGSTDGTTWTALNGTVDGAPLGVDGAVPPRPALGGDSGGAWKDISIPLTQYAGKKVQVRLHYITDGGLSAGGFFGDDLTITANGAVVSTDGAEGTPEWTAAGFSVEGSSITAEYDNFYIAGNRTYTSYDKYLKTGPYNFGWATTKPDWVEHFAYQQGLLISYNDTSFADNNVNVHPGGGRNLIIDSHPAPFYNLDGVPWRSRIQLYDAPFGTTKADSFTLHINGKPSYIRGQAAQPTFDDTKKYFYDEIPWAGVKLPAVGVKIKVVEQNGTSLKVKFS; encoded by the coding sequence GTGGGACTACTCGGCGCCGCGATGGTCAGCAGCGTCGGGATCATGCTCCCGGCAGCAGCGATGGCGGCGCCCCCGGTGGATCCGGCCCCGGCCCAGGCCAGCAAGAAGGCCCCGGTGGACGACCTCCCCAACCCGTTCGAGGACAAGCGCCGCGAGCTGCGCCAGGAGGCCGTCAACGGCATCCTCAAGGGCACCGTCAAGACGCAGAAGCGCGGCGGCAGCACTGTTGCGAAGGTCGGCAAGACCCGCGGTGGCGGCGAGACCAACCGCAAGGTCGCGAAGGCCGGCCAGGACCAGTACGTCGAGGTCGGCCGTGAGCAGACCGACCGGATCTTCGTGATCCTCGCCGAGTTCGGCAACGACCGGCACCCGAACTACCCGGACGTCGACAGCGACCCGGCCACGGCCGGCCCGACGACGTTCGAGGGACCGCTGCACAACGCGATCCCGTCACCCGACCGCACCAAGGACAACAGCACGGTCTGGCAGTCCGACTACAACCAGGCGCACTACCAGGACCTGTACTTCGGCGAGGGCAAGAACGCCGAGTCCCTGAAGACCTACTACGAGACCCAGTCGTCCGGCCGTTACTCGGTCGACGGCGAGGTCTCCGACTGGGTGAAGGTCAAGTACAACGAGGCCCGGTACGGTCGCGACTGCGACATCACCGGCCTGTGCACCGACACGAACATGTGGGCGCTCGTCACCGACGCCGCCAACCAGTGGGTCGCCGACCAGAAGGCCTCGGGTCGCACCGACGCCCAGGTCAAGGCCGACATGGCGAGCTTCGACCAGTGGGACCGGTACGACTTCGACGGCGACGGCAACTTCAACGAGCCCGACGGGTACATCGACCACTTCCAGATCGTCCACGCCGGCGGCGACCAGTCCGACGGTGACCCGCAGCAGGGTGAGGACGCCATCTGGGCGCACCGCTGGTACGCGTACAACACCTCGGCCGGCGTCACCGGCCCCGCCACCAACAAGGCGGGTGGCACGCAGATCGGCAACACCGGCATCTGGATCGGTGACTACACCGTCCAGCCCGAGAACGGCGGCCTGAGCGTCTTCGCTCACGAGTACGGCCACGACCTCGGTCTGCCGGACGACTACGACACCTCCGGTGGCAGCAACAACAACAGCGAGTTCTGGACGCTCATGGCCCAGAGCCGTCTCTCCGGCGCGGGCGAGCCCCTCGGCACGCGCCCCGGTGACCTCGGCGCCTGGAACAAGATGCAGCTCGGCTGGCTGGACTACGAGACCGTCGTCGCGGGTCAGAAGAAGACCCTGAACCTCGGCCCGCAGGAGTACAACACCAAGAAGGCGCAGGCCGCGGTCGTGGTCCTGCCCGACAAGGAGGTCACCACCGACCTCGGTGCGCCGTTCGCCGGTGAGAGCCAGTACTTCTCCGGCAACGACGACAACCTCAACACCACGCTGACCAAGTCGGTCGACCTCACGGCGGCCACCTCGGCGTCGTTCGACCTCAAGGGCCGCTACAACATCGAAGAGGGTTACGACTACCTCTACTTCGAGGGCTCCACCGACGGCACCACCTGGACCGCGCTCAACGGCACGGTCGACGGTGCCCCGCTCGGCGTCGACGGCGCAGTGCCGCCGCGCCCGGCTCTCGGTGGCGACAGCGGTGGCGCGTGGAAGGACATCAGCATCCCGCTGACGCAGTACGCCGGTAAGAAGGTGCAGGTCCGCCTGCACTACATCACCGACGGTGGCCTCTCCGCGGGCGGCTTCTTCGGCGACGACCTGACCATCACGGCGAATGGCGCTGTGGTCTCCACCGACGGTGCCGAGGGCACCCCGGAGTGGACCGCGGCCGGCTTCTCCGTCGAGGGTTCGTCGATCACCGCCGAGTACGACAACTTCTACATCGCGGGCAACCGCACCTACACGTCGTACGACAAGTACCTGAAGACGGGCCCGTACAACTTCGGCTGGGCGACCACCAAGCCGGACTGGGTCGAGCACTTCGCGTACCAGCAGGGTCTGCTGATCTCGTACAACGACACGTCGTTCGCTGACAACAACGTCAACGTGCACCCCGGCGGCGGTCGTAACCTGATCATCGACAGCCACCCGGCGCCGTTCTACAACCTCGACGGTGTCCCGTGGCGTTCGCGGATCCAGCTCTACGACGCGCCGTTCGGCACGACCAAGGCGGACTCGTTCACGCTGCACATCAACGGCAAGCCCAGCTACATCCGGGGCCAGGCCGCGCAGCCGACGTTCGACGACACCAAGAAGTACTTCTACGACGAGATCCCGTGGGCCGGCGTCAAGCTCCCCGCGGTCGGCGTGAAGATCAAGGTTGTCGAGCAGAACGGCACCTCGCTGAAGGTCAAGTTCTCCTGA
- a CDS encoding immune inhibitor A domain-containing protein translates to MGLLGAAMVTSVGILVPAGATAAPPVDPAPVAKASGANSAPVDDLPNPLEDKRRALREAAVADVVSGKAKAVKKNGSTVVKVGRTQGSGVSNRAVAKAGEDQYVELGREQTDRIFVILAEFGNDRHPSYPDVDSNPAIPGPTTFEGPLHNKIPAPNRAVDNSTVWQADYAPSHYRDLYFGTGAGKESVKTYYETQSSGRYSVDGKVTDWVKVNYNEARYGRDLCGSNVCNNTWALVRDAANKWVADQQAQGRSDADIAADMKSFDQYDRYDFDGDGDFNEADGYIDHFQIVHAGGDAADGDPQQGEDAIWSHRWYAYGTDQGRTGPSGNLLGGTQIGNTGIWIGDYTIQPENGGLSVFVHEYGHDLGLPDDYDTSGGGDNNNEHWTLMAQSRLNAAGEPLGTRPGDLGAWNKLQLGWLDYETVVAGQSKTLNLGPQEYNTAKAQGVVVVLPDKEVTTELGAPFAGNGQFFSGNADDLNTSMTKDINLAGKTTAAVTLKGRYDIEADYDYLYFEASTDNGATWTRLDGTLNGAALPRDASNTPALTGSSAGAWSDIAIPLNAYAGKALKFRLHYLTDGGVSDGGFFGDDVTVTADGATVSADGAEGASTWALNGFSIVGATSTKEFDNFYIAGHRSYVSYDKYLKTGPYFFGYLPAKPDLVDHYAYQEGLLISYWDTSQVDNNTNVHPGMGRNLIIDSRPAPFYNLEGLPWRARIQVYDAPFSLKKADSFTLHINGKASYIRGQDAQPTFDDTKKYFYAELPNHGVKLPAVGVKMKVVSVDGTTLKVKIS, encoded by the coding sequence GTGGGACTACTCGGCGCCGCGATGGTCACCAGTGTCGGGATCTTGGTCCCCGCCGGTGCCACCGCAGCCCCGCCGGTCGATCCGGCACCGGTCGCTAAGGCGTCCGGCGCCAACTCAGCACCTGTCGACGATCTGCCCAACCCGCTCGAGGACAAGCGCCGCGCACTGCGCGAGGCCGCCGTCGCCGACGTGGTCAGCGGCAAGGCCAAGGCTGTCAAGAAGAACGGCAGCACGGTCGTCAAGGTCGGACGCACCCAGGGTTCGGGCGTGAGCAACCGCGCCGTGGCCAAGGCCGGCGAGGACCAGTACGTCGAGCTCGGCCGCGAGCAGACCGACCGGATCTTCGTGATCCTGGCCGAGTTCGGCAACGACCGGCACCCGAGCTACCCCGATGTGGACAGCAACCCGGCGATCCCCGGGCCGACCACCTTCGAGGGCCCGCTCCACAACAAGATCCCCGCCCCGAACCGCGCGGTGGACAACTCCACGGTCTGGCAGGCGGACTACGCACCGTCGCACTACCGCGACCTGTACTTCGGCACCGGCGCCGGCAAGGAGTCGGTCAAGACCTACTACGAGACCCAGTCCTCCGGCCGGTACTCGGTCGACGGCAAGGTCACCGACTGGGTCAAGGTCAACTACAACGAGGCCCGGTACGGCCGTGACCTCTGCGGCAGCAACGTCTGCAACAACACCTGGGCGCTCGTGCGCGACGCCGCGAACAAGTGGGTCGCCGACCAGCAGGCCCAGGGTCGCAGCGACGCCGACATCGCCGCCGACATGAAGTCGTTCGACCAGTACGACCGCTACGACTTCGACGGTGACGGCGACTTCAACGAGGCCGACGGCTACATCGACCACTTCCAGATCGTCCACGCCGGTGGCGACGCCGCCGACGGCGACCCGCAGCAGGGCGAGGACGCGATCTGGAGCCACCGCTGGTACGCGTACGGCACCGACCAGGGCCGCACCGGCCCGTCGGGCAACCTCCTCGGTGGCACGCAGATCGGCAACACCGGCATCTGGATCGGTGACTACACGATCCAGCCCGAGAACGGCGGCCTGAGCGTCTTCGTCCACGAGTACGGCCACGACCTCGGCCTGCCGGACGACTACGACACCTCCGGTGGCGGCGACAACAACAACGAGCACTGGACGCTGATGGCGCAGAGCCGCCTCAACGCCGCCGGTGAGCCGCTCGGCACCCGTCCCGGTGACCTCGGCGCCTGGAACAAGCTCCAGCTCGGCTGGCTCGACTACGAGACCGTCGTCGCCGGACAGTCGAAGACGCTGAACCTCGGCCCGCAGGAGTACAACACCGCGAAGGCCCAGGGGGTGGTCGTGGTACTTCCGGACAAGGAGGTCACGACCGAGCTCGGTGCACCCTTCGCGGGCAACGGGCAGTTCTTCTCCGGTAACGCGGACGACCTGAACACCTCGATGACCAAGGACATCAACCTGGCCGGCAAGACGACGGCGGCGGTGACCCTCAAGGGCCGCTACGACATCGAGGCCGACTACGACTACCTCTACTTCGAGGCGTCGACGGACAACGGCGCGACCTGGACCCGGCTGGACGGCACGCTCAACGGCGCCGCCCTCCCGCGGGACGCCAGCAACACGCCGGCACTGACCGGCAGCTCCGCGGGCGCCTGGTCCGACATCGCGATCCCGCTGAACGCGTACGCCGGCAAGGCTCTGAAGTTCCGTCTGCACTACCTGACGGACGGCGGCGTCTCCGACGGCGGCTTCTTCGGTGACGACGTCACCGTCACCGCCGACGGCGCGACCGTGTCGGCCGACGGTGCCGAGGGTGCCTCCACCTGGGCCCTGAACGGCTTCTCGATCGTCGGTGCCACGTCGACCAAGGAGTTCGACAACTTCTACATCGCGGGCCACCGCAGCTACGTCTCGTACGACAAGTACCTGAAGACGGGCCCGTACTTCTTCGGCTACCTGCCGGCGAAGCCCGACCTCGTGGACCACTACGCGTACCAGGAGGGTCTGCTGATCTCCTACTGGGACACGTCGCAGGTCGACAACAACACCAACGTCCACCCGGGCATGGGTCGCAACCTGATCATCGACAGCCGTCCGGCGCCGTTCTACAACCTCGAGGGCCTGCCGTGGCGCGCCCGCATCCAGGTCTACGACGCGCCGTTCAGCCTGAAGAAGGCCGACTCGTTCACGCTGCACATCAACGGCAAGGCCAGCTACATCCGTGGCCAGGACGCGCAGCCGACGTTCGACGACACCAAGAAGTACTTCTACGCGGAGCTCCCGAACCACGGCGTCAAGCTGCCGGCGGTGGGCGTGAAGATGAAGGTCGTCAGCGTTGACGGCACGACCCTGAAGGTCAAGATCAGCTGA